In the Thermodesulfobacteriota bacterium genome, one interval contains:
- the aroE gene encoding shikimate dehydrogenase, which produces MNIDANTKITGILGHPVHHSLSPFMHNTVFKHLGLNYVYLPLNVTPEDLKDSINAIRCLKIVGVNVTIPHKEKVIAYLDRIDTEVELIGAVNTVKNIDGELVGFNTDGQGFVESLKNDLGFSPKGKSILMVGAGGAARGILVSLALSGAKKIYVTNRTYNRAEKLTEEFSDRFPSVKFFALPLDNNALKNCLGDTDLLINTTSVGMNGDSLNLPLGYLPESTVIYDIVYNPLKTPLLLEAEKAGLTTHNGLGMLVFQGALSFKIWTDVDVPVKLMRDILAERLSLFPLTSGSSLS; this is translated from the coding sequence ATGAATATAGATGCCAATACTAAAATTACAGGTATCCTGGGGCATCCTGTTCACCACTCTCTTTCACCCTTTATGCATAATACTGTATTTAAACATCTGGGTCTGAATTACGTTTATCTGCCCCTCAATGTAACACCAGAGGATTTAAAGGATTCAATAAATGCCATTAGATGTCTTAAGATTGTTGGCGTCAATGTAACAATCCCTCACAAGGAAAAGGTAATAGCGTATCTGGACAGAATTGATACAGAGGTGGAGTTGATAGGTGCAGTAAATACTGTTAAAAATATTGATGGCGAACTGGTAGGATTTAATACAGACGGACAGGGTTTTGTAGAATCCCTGAAAAATGATCTTGGTTTTAGTCCCAAAGGTAAAAGCATATTAATGGTAGGTGCAGGTGGGGCGGCCAGAGGGATATTAGTTAGTCTAGCATTAAGTGGTGCCAAAAAAATATATGTTACTAACAGGACTTATAACAGAGCGGAAAAGTTGACAGAAGAATTCTCTGACAGGTTTCCTTCAGTAAAATTTTTTGCCCTGCCTTTAGATAATAATGCCCTGAAGAATTGTCTTGGTGATACCGACCTGCTTATAAATACTACCTCTGTTGGGATGAACGGCGATTCTTTGAACCTGCCTCTTGGTTATTTGCCTGAGAGTACTGTGATATACGATATAGTCTATAACCCCTTAAAGACTCCTCTGTTGCTGGAAGCAGAAAAAGCTGGTTTAACCACTCACAATGGATTGGGGATGCTGGTCTTTCAGGGGGCTTTGAGTTTTAAAATTTGGACGGATGTAGATGTACCTGTTAAATTGATGAGAGACATACTTGCTGAGAGATTAAGTCTCTTCCCCTTGACATCAGGTAGTAGCCTAAGTTAA
- a CDS encoding ABC transporter ATP-binding protein, with product MLRLNNIEVTYSDVILVLKGVSLDVPEGKIISLLGANGAGKTTTLKAISGLLHTELGEVTDGSIEFNGVRIDRKSPEDVVQMGIVQVMEGHRLFEHLTVEENLLTGAFSRSDRSAIKRDLELVYSYFPQIEDLRYQTSGYLSGGERQMLVMGRGLMARPKVMLLDEPSLGLSPVLMGEIFKIVRRINAEENTSILLVEQNARMALDISEYGYVMENGRIVLDGPTEKLKENEDIKEFYLGLSEMGKRKSYKDVKHYKRRKRWLG from the coding sequence ATGCTGAGGCTAAACAACATTGAGGTTACTTACAGTGATGTTATCCTTGTGCTGAAGGGGGTCTCTCTGGATGTGCCTGAGGGAAAAATCATTTCTCTACTGGGAGCCAATGGTGCAGGAAAGACTACTACCCTGAAGGCTATCTCTGGGCTGCTTCATACGGAGCTGGGGGAGGTAACCGATGGCAGTATTGAGTTTAATGGGGTAAGAATAGACAGGAAAAGCCCTGAAGATGTTGTCCAGATGGGAATCGTGCAGGTTATGGAGGGGCATAGGTTATTTGAACATCTCACAGTCGAAGAAAACCTGTTGACAGGGGCATTTTCCCGAAGTGACAGGTCAGCGATTAAAAGGGATCTGGAATTGGTTTACAGCTATTTCCCTCAGATAGAAGACCTCAGGTATCAGACAAGTGGCTATCTTTCAGGTGGAGAAAGGCAGATGCTGGTGATGGGGCGTGGTCTTATGGCCCGCCCCAAAGTTATGCTGCTAGATGAGCCTTCTCTTGGGCTCAGCCCTGTGTTGATGGGGGAGATTTTCAAGATAGTGAGACGTATTAATGCTGAGGAGAACACCTCTATTTTATTGGTAGAACAAAACGCCAGAATGGCGTTGGACATCTCAGAATACGGTTACGTAATGGAAAACGGCAGAATAGTTTTAGATGGTCCCACTGAGAAGTTAAAAGAGAACGAAGACATCAAAGAGTTCTATCTGGGACTCAGTGAGATGGGGAAAAGAAAGAGCTACAAGGATGTGAAGCACTACAAGAGAAGGAAGAGGTGGCTGGGATAA
- a CDS encoding ABC transporter substrate-binding protein → MKKRGLLTTCVTGAVFSLLLLTLFVPYGEAKEKYVTYLSLADYTGPIAGLNVPGDQGCSDYFKYLNEKGGVNGVKIEFIGVDTRYDIARGVSAYKRYRKAHKLLVVNPINTAVVRALYPLIKKDNLLTLATIDGEFQANIGRAFLWGPPYQDTFAATLDWMVKDWKDKRKSGMPKVGYMAWDSAGGRESLRGGKEYAEKLGVTLLTPEFFPPGTLKHDVYLNRLADAGANYIYLTGVIDPTPTNIIRDACALGLTKNIQFICDQWGPTESVGIRAHPEVVEGVIIASFLIRGAEIQRHPLAKKLWTKYHKNPITDINELYGVGMTWAMNFEAALKIALKEVGYEKLDAEAMYRAYQKLTGNDLKGLIGPCAYGPKSRRGSTDVKFYQVKGGKVIPITKWRKAPDAVALYKW, encoded by the coding sequence ATGAAAAAAAGAGGCTTATTGACAACATGTGTTACAGGTGCTGTTTTTTCGTTACTATTATTAACACTCTTTGTTCCATATGGCGAGGCTAAGGAGAAGTACGTCACCTATCTCAGTTTGGCTGATTACACTGGCCCTATTGCTGGTCTTAACGTACCAGGCGATCAGGGTTGCAGCGATTACTTTAAGTATCTAAATGAAAAGGGTGGTGTCAATGGCGTGAAAATAGAGTTTATCGGAGTGGATACCCGCTATGACATAGCTCGGGGGGTATCAGCCTATAAGAGGTACCGAAAGGCACATAAACTTCTCGTTGTAAATCCTATAAACACCGCAGTAGTAAGGGCACTTTATCCTTTAATCAAGAAAGACAATCTTCTAACACTGGCTACCATTGATGGCGAGTTTCAGGCAAACATTGGCAGGGCATTCCTCTGGGGACCCCCTTATCAGGATACCTTTGCTGCTACCCTTGACTGGATGGTAAAGGACTGGAAGGACAAGAGGAAATCAGGTATGCCAAAAGTGGGTTATATGGCTTGGGATTCCGCAGGTGGTAGAGAATCTCTTCGCGGTGGCAAAGAATATGCTGAAAAACTTGGAGTAACTTTGCTAACCCCGGAATTCTTTCCCCCGGGAACACTTAAACACGATGTTTATCTGAACAGGCTGGCTGATGCCGGGGCAAATTACATTTATCTTACCGGGGTTATTGATCCCACACCAACCAATATCATCAGGGATGCCTGTGCGCTGGGGTTGACCAAGAATATCCAGTTCATTTGTGACCAGTGGGGTCCCACCGAGAGTGTTGGTATCCGGGCACATCCGGAAGTTGTAGAAGGAGTAATTATCGCGTCTTTCCTTATTCGCGGGGCTGAGATACAGAGGCATCCCCTGGCAAAAAAACTCTGGACAAAGTACCACAAGAATCCCATTACCGACATAAACGAACTCTATGGCGTCGGGATGACCTGGGCGATGAATTTTGAAGCCGCGCTGAAGATAGCATTAAAAGAGGTTGGCTATGAAAAACTGGATGCTGAGGCTATGTATCGTGCTTACCAGAAGCTCACCGGCAATGATTTGAAGGGCTTAATTGGTCCTTGTGCTTACGGCCCCAAATCACGGCGAGGGAGCACGGATGTAAAGTTTTACCAGGTCAAAGGTGGTAAGGTTATCCCTATAACTAAGTGGCGGAAAGCGCCTGATGCCGTAGCCTTGTACAAGTGGTAA
- a CDS encoding branched-chain amino acid ABC transporter permease — protein sequence MRPCGVFDETYGQDIAIIRTKRHWGALIASLIFFFAFPLFGSYYIISFINYLSVTVIVVLGLQIVSGYCGQISFGQAAFMAVGAYTSAILTTKLGVSFWIALPLSGVVAGLIGIVGGAPSLRVKGFYLAMATIAIHFVVMWLILHLEITGATRGLNPPPPKLGNLVFDSDESMYYIIVFIMLLMTYAARNLVRSKVGRAFVAIRDNDLAGEVMGINLYYYKFLAFFISCFYAGIAGSLWAHWMQVVHPEQFTLFHALWYVGMIIIGGMGSIPGVFFGVIFVRALDELVMFASPPLAAAFPWVGMAPAASLGIVAFGIVLILFLIFDPRGLAHRWEIFKASYRIYPFIY from the coding sequence ATGCGCCCCTGCGGTGTTTTTGATGAGACTTATGGTCAGGATATAGCCATTATCAGGACTAAACGGCATTGGGGGGCATTGATTGCTTCTTTAATATTTTTCTTCGCCTTTCCCCTTTTTGGCTCCTATTATATTATAAGCTTCATAAACTATCTCAGTGTTACTGTTATTGTTGTCCTTGGTCTCCAGATTGTTAGCGGCTATTGCGGCCAGATATCTTTCGGTCAGGCCGCCTTTATGGCAGTGGGGGCTTACACTTCAGCTATCCTGACTACCAAATTGGGGGTGTCCTTCTGGATTGCATTGCCTCTCTCCGGTGTTGTTGCTGGTTTGATCGGGATTGTCGGGGGTGCTCCTTCCCTCAGGGTTAAGGGGTTTTACCTGGCGATGGCGACCATTGCCATCCATTTCGTGGTCATGTGGCTCATCCTCCACCTTGAGATAACAGGGGCTACGCGCGGGCTGAATCCTCCCCCACCAAAACTGGGCAATCTGGTCTTTGATAGTGATGAAAGTATGTACTATATAATTGTATTTATTATGTTACTGATGACGTATGCTGCCAGAAATCTGGTCAGGAGTAAAGTAGGCAGGGCATTTGTGGCTATTCGGGATAACGACCTGGCAGGAGAGGTCATGGGTATTAATCTCTATTATTATAAGTTCCTTGCCTTCTTCATCTCCTGCTTTTATGCTGGTATTGCTGGCTCTTTATGGGCTCACTGGATGCAGGTAGTACATCCCGAGCAATTTACCCTCTTTCATGCACTCTGGTATGTTGGGATGATAATTATCGGTGGTATGGGCAGCATCCCTGGCGTCTTTTTCGGTGTCATTTTTGTACGTGCCCTGGATGAACTGGTAATGTTTGCCTCTCCGCCTTTGGCAGCAGCTTTTCCCTGGGTCGGAATGGCTCCTGCTGCATCTCTGGGTATTGTCGCTTTTGGCATAGTACTTATCCTTTTTCTGATCTTTGATCCCAGAGGACTGGCTCATCGGTGGGAGATTTTCAAGGCATCATACAGGATCTATCCATTTATCTATTGA
- a CDS encoding branched-chain amino acid ABC transporter permease: MMEFVKLVISGMMIGGLYALVGAAVVLVYKSTEVVSLAHGQLLAFGALLFWIFLVPLGFPLWFSLLLTFAFAASIGLLVERFAMRPLIGQPAFTAFLMTFAVFVAMDGVFQLILAGESRAYPSFLHLRMLKIGGLGIPLAGLLSFGLVLLLFLILAGFFRYTKTGLGMRATADDHQLAQATGIRVRNIFSIIWIISAVVAAVAGIATANVMDIYYPLPYIGIKGLIVALCGGLNSLAGALLGGLMLGVLEEMGAGYLDPIVGGGVKEVAAYVMLLLVLLIKPYGFFGLIRIERI, encoded by the coding sequence ATGATGGAGTTTGTAAAGTTAGTTATTAGCGGCATGATGATTGGTGGTCTTTATGCCTTGGTTGGGGCAGCCGTTGTCCTGGTTTACAAGTCGACCGAAGTAGTGAGTTTGGCTCACGGCCAGCTCCTGGCATTCGGGGCACTTTTATTCTGGATATTTTTGGTACCGTTGGGATTTCCTCTATGGTTCAGTCTGCTTCTGACCTTTGCCTTTGCTGCCTCTATTGGGCTTCTGGTAGAGCGCTTTGCAATGCGTCCATTGATAGGACAACCCGCATTTACTGCTTTTCTTATGACCTTTGCCGTCTTTGTGGCAATGGACGGTGTCTTTCAACTCATCCTGGCAGGTGAATCAAGGGCGTATCCATCCTTTTTACATCTCAGGATGCTCAAGATAGGTGGTTTAGGTATACCCCTGGCGGGGCTCCTCAGCTTTGGGCTAGTTCTCTTGTTATTCCTCATCCTTGCGGGTTTCTTCAGGTATACGAAGACAGGGCTGGGCATGAGGGCAACGGCTGATGACCATCAGTTAGCCCAGGCCACAGGTATAAGGGTGAGAAATATCTTTTCCATAATATGGATTATTTCTGCTGTGGTGGCCGCGGTTGCAGGTATTGCCACAGCCAATGTAATGGATATTTATTATCCTCTGCCCTATATTGGTATAAAGGGATTGATAGTAGCTCTGTGTGGTGGGTTGAACTCTCTGGCTGGCGCCCTTCTTGGTGGACTGATGCTGGGGGTGTTGGAAGAGATGGGGGCAGGCTATCTGGACCCCATTGTTGGTGGTGGGGTTAAAGAAGTGGCTGCCTACGTTATGCTGCTCCTGGTTTTGCTGATCAAACCCTATGGTTTTTTTGGACTAATCAGGATAGAGAGGATATAA
- a CDS encoding AMP-binding protein: MTVEDTLPKILRRNYRKYRDKKVAMRVKDEGIWRSYTWKDYYEKVKYFSLGLINLGLQRGDKVSILGENKPEWYWAELAVQSAGATVVGIFTDCTPQEVKYFVEHSDSRFVVVHDQEQVDKLLEIRNELPMLIKVIYWDTKGLWSYRDPILISFDEVVEIGCAEERYHPNLFDENIDKGSAGDIGVICYTSGTTGLPKGAMLSQKWLVGGVIEWSNMDGWANRGYEYLSFIPPAWVTEQALGISGSLLADVVVNFPEKPETVQEDLREIGPDILFYGARLWENVNRMVQARMIDSTFLRRFIYRLFLLLGYRVVDHQSNKGKVSLFGKILYLVAYHAVFRQLRDNLGLSNVKVVYSAGGAISPEIIRFFQALGIGIKLFYGGTELGLISAPRQGDIKPETSGTPVPWAEVMLSDEGEILVKSEYMYSGYYKDHKATEAKLRDGWYCTGDFGYLNDEGHLIVIDRMDDLKTLSSGKKFSPQYTEIRLRFSPYIKDVLVVGGKDNAYVGALIDIDIENVGRFAEAKHIPYTTFTDLSQKDQVIELVRGEIKKVNRTLPEWTRIKRFVNLHKEFDADEAELTRTRKLRRTFVEDRYGNLIAALYGEDKEYNVDALITYRDGRRGVIKTAIKVNSVDEVTG; the protein is encoded by the coding sequence GTGACAGTAGAAGACACGTTACCAAAGATTTTAAGGAGAAATTACAGAAAATATAGAGACAAAAAGGTAGCCATGAGGGTAAAAGATGAGGGTATCTGGCGGAGCTACACATGGAAGGATTATTATGAAAAGGTGAAATACTTTTCCCTCGGCCTTATTAATCTGGGGCTTCAAAGGGGTGATAAGGTTTCTATATTGGGGGAGAACAAGCCTGAATGGTATTGGGCTGAACTCGCCGTTCAATCTGCCGGTGCCACCGTAGTGGGTATATTCACCGATTGTACACCTCAGGAGGTCAAATATTTCGTTGAACATTCCGATTCCAGATTCGTGGTTGTCCATGACCAGGAACAGGTGGACAAGCTTCTGGAGATCAGGAATGAGCTGCCCATGCTCATAAAGGTAATCTACTGGGACACTAAAGGTCTTTGGAGTTACCGCGACCCGATACTGATCAGCTTTGATGAAGTCGTGGAGATTGGTTGCGCGGAGGAAAGGTATCACCCTAATCTCTTCGATGAAAATATAGATAAGGGCAGTGCCGGTGATATCGGCGTGATATGTTATACCTCCGGCACAACAGGGCTTCCAAAAGGTGCCATGCTTAGTCAGAAATGGTTGGTAGGTGGGGTTATTGAATGGAGCAATATGGATGGATGGGCAAACAGGGGATATGAGTACCTCTCCTTTATCCCCCCAGCGTGGGTGACAGAGCAGGCTCTTGGAATATCCGGTTCTCTTCTGGCAGACGTAGTTGTTAATTTCCCGGAGAAACCAGAGACAGTCCAGGAAGACCTGAGGGAAATAGGCCCGGATATCCTCTTCTATGGCGCCAGGTTATGGGAGAACGTGAATAGGATGGTTCAGGCAAGGATGATCGATTCTACCTTCTTAAGGCGATTCATATACCGGTTATTCCTTCTTTTGGGGTACAGGGTAGTCGATCATCAATCTAATAAAGGGAAAGTCAGCCTTTTTGGGAAGATTCTTTATCTGGTTGCCTACCATGCCGTTTTCAGGCAACTGCGTGACAATCTGGGATTGTCAAATGTTAAAGTGGTTTATTCAGCAGGGGGAGCCATAAGCCCTGAGATTATCCGTTTTTTTCAAGCCCTGGGAATTGGCATAAAGCTCTTCTATGGTGGTACAGAATTAGGACTTATCTCTGCTCCTCGTCAAGGAGATATAAAGCCCGAGACATCGGGTACCCCTGTTCCATGGGCAGAAGTGATGCTGTCCGATGAGGGAGAGATCCTTGTGAAGAGCGAATATATGTATTCGGGCTATTACAAAGATCATAAGGCAACAGAGGCAAAGCTCAGGGATGGGTGGTATTGCACCGGTGATTTTGGTTATCTCAATGATGAAGGTCATCTGATAGTTATCGACCGCATGGATGATCTCAAGACCCTGTCCAGCGGAAAGAAATTCTCCCCGCAGTATACAGAGATAAGACTGAGATTCAGCCCGTATATCAAAGATGTCCTTGTTGTGGGCGGAAAGGACAATGCATATGTTGGTGCACTGATCGATATTGACATAGAAAATGTTGGCAGGTTTGCCGAAGCCAAACACATTCCCTATACTACCTTCACTGATCTTTCCCAGAAAGATCAGGTCATCGAACTTGTGAGGGGAGAAATCAAAAAGGTAAACAGGACACTACCGGAATGGACAAGGATAAAGAGATTTGTCAATCTGCATAAGGAATTCGATGCGGATGAGGCAGAGCTTACCCGGACGAGAAAGTTAAGGAGGACCTTTGTTGAAGATCGCTATGGAAACCTTATAGCTGCCCTCTATGGAGAGGATAAAGAGTACAATGTAGATGCACTTATTACTTACCGTGATGGCAGAAGGGGGGTCATAAAAACGGCCATCAAAGTAAATAGTGTTGACGAGGTGACTGGATGA
- a CDS encoding ABC transporter ATP-binding protein: MDKKVKLTIDNIELKFGGVQALSCVSLEVREGEILGIIGPNGAGKTCILNCINRFYRPQKGDIYFEGERITHLPPYKIAKLGIARTFQNIELYTGLSALDNLMAARHIHMRRGALAAALHFGPTRREEIENRKVVEKIIDLLELEGIRKKVVGSLPYGQRKRVDLGRALVMEPKLLLLDEPMAGMNVEEKEDMARFILDIFELRKIPIVLVEHDMGVVMDIVNRVVALDFGEKIAEGTPLEIKNNPAVIKAYLGKDEA; the protein is encoded by the coding sequence ATGGATAAAAAGGTTAAGCTAACTATTGATAATATAGAATTGAAATTTGGTGGAGTTCAAGCCCTCTCATGCGTTAGTCTCGAGGTAAGAGAGGGAGAGATTCTTGGTATTATAGGTCCAAATGGGGCTGGGAAGACCTGTATCCTAAACTGCATCAATCGATTTTATCGGCCACAGAAAGGGGATATATATTTTGAAGGCGAGAGGATTACCCATTTGCCCCCATATAAGATTGCCAAGCTGGGAATTGCTAGGACCTTTCAAAACATAGAACTTTACACCGGACTCAGTGCCCTGGATAATCTTATGGCAGCAAGGCATATCCATATGAGGCGCGGGGCACTGGCTGCTGCCTTACACTTTGGACCAACCCGCAGGGAGGAGATAGAGAATCGGAAGGTGGTAGAGAAGATTATTGATCTTCTGGAGTTAGAAGGAATAAGGAAAAAAGTTGTGGGGTCTCTTCCTTATGGTCAGCGAAAGAGGGTTGACCTGGGCAGGGCTCTGGTTATGGAGCCAAAGCTCCTCCTGCTCGATGAACCTATGGCAGGGATGAATGTTGAGGAAAAAGAAGATATGGCTCGGTTTATCCTGGATATCTTTGAACTGAGAAAGATTCCCATCGTCTTAGTGGAACACGATATGGGGGTAGTAATGGATATTGTTAACAGGGTTGTTGCCCTTGATTTTGGAGAGAAGATCGCCGAAGGGACCCCTCTGGAGATAAAGAATAACCCCGCGGTGATTAAGGCATATTTGGGGAAAGATGAAGCGTAA
- the meaB gene encoding methylmalonyl Co-A mutase-associated GTPase MeaB: protein MKEVENEDNLKLFDKARSGDRIAMGRLLSVVENQAIETLDLIQKKGVLSHDCCIIGLTGPPGAGKSSLIDCLLDIWKKEQKKVAVLAVDPSSPFSGGAVLGDRVRMLSHCHDKNILIRSLGTRGHLGGLSACIGEAIEVLIALGMEIVLIETAGAGQIDVEIAEVTDTTIVVLVPGWGDTMQVAKAGLLEIADIYVINKMDQPGAETAARDIELMLDYRQTSGWIPKVTQTRADTGDGVDKLWQHIQEHQDYLTTSGERMTRRQRHIGYLIRRMAFAQLSSTWNKATLWDLAGRVMSKEIDFTQATNIALEMLRNDVKEVLNEIY, encoded by the coding sequence ATGAAAGAGGTTGAAAATGAAGACAATCTGAAACTGTTTGACAAAGCCAGATCAGGAGATAGGATCGCTATGGGGAGACTTCTTTCCGTGGTTGAAAATCAGGCAATAGAAACCCTGGATCTTATTCAGAAAAAAGGGGTTCTCTCCCATGATTGCTGTATAATAGGGTTGACAGGTCCCCCAGGAGCTGGGAAAAGCTCCTTGATTGACTGCCTCCTAGATATTTGGAAAAAGGAACAAAAGAAGGTTGCTGTACTGGCGGTTGATCCGAGCAGCCCGTTTTCGGGTGGGGCAGTGCTGGGGGATAGAGTTCGGATGCTAAGCCATTGTCATGATAAGAACATCCTGATCAGGAGTCTTGGAACGCGTGGTCATCTTGGGGGGCTGTCTGCGTGTATCGGAGAGGCAATAGAAGTTTTGATTGCCCTTGGTATGGAGATTGTCCTGATTGAGACTGCCGGAGCAGGCCAGATCGATGTGGAGATAGCAGAGGTTACAGATACAACGATCGTGGTCCTTGTTCCCGGCTGGGGTGACACTATGCAGGTTGCGAAGGCTGGTCTGCTTGAGATAGCAGACATATATGTAATCAACAAAATGGACCAGCCTGGAGCAGAAACGGCGGCCCGGGACATTGAACTGATGCTGGATTATCGTCAGACCTCCGGCTGGATTCCTAAGGTTACCCAGACAAGAGCGGACACTGGCGATGGGGTGGACAAACTGTGGCAGCATATCCAAGAACATCAGGATTATCTCACTACTTCGGGGGAAAGGATGACTCGTCGTCAGCGTCATATCGGTTATCTGATCCGGCGGATGGCATTTGCTCAGCTTTCTTCAACATGGAACAAGGCTACACTATGGGATCTGGCAGGTAGGGTTATGTCAAAGGAAATCGACTTCACACAGGCCACGAATATAGCACTGGAAATGCTGCGGAATGATGTAAAAGAGGTCTTGAACGAGATTTATTGA
- a CDS encoding cobalamin-dependent protein (Presence of a B(12) (cobalamin)-binding domain implies dependence on cobalamin itself, in one of its several forms, or in some unusual lineages, dependence on a cobalamin-like analog.), with amino-acid sequence MAEKPVRLVLAKLGLDDHIRPLQVLSYAFRDAGMEVVYLGCFQTPQTVVETAAIEDVDAIGLSFHTLSYFGWIDETMNVLKEKGMDSRVSVFVGGTIPPEDTSALEAIGVRGVFLPGVSLGSIVDQIKQTVSQVRDSGGKTV; translated from the coding sequence ATGGCGGAGAAACCTGTTCGACTTGTACTTGCCAAATTGGGACTTGACGACCATATCAGGCCCTTACAGGTGCTATCGTATGCCTTTCGCGATGCGGGGATGGAAGTTGTATACCTTGGGTGTTTTCAGACACCACAGACGGTTGTTGAAACAGCGGCTATTGAGGATGTAGACGCAATCGGGCTGAGTTTCCATACGTTAAGCTACTTTGGCTGGATCGATGAAACTATGAATGTCCTTAAAGAAAAAGGGATGGACTCCCGGGTTAGCGTATTTGTTGGGGGAACTATTCCTCCTGAAGACACATCCGCATTGGAAGCTATTGGAGTTCGCGGGGTCTTTCTACCTGGCGTTAGCCTGGGCAGCATCGTGGACCAGATCAAGCAAACGGTCTCCCAGGTGAGAGACAGTGGAGGCAAAACGGTATGA